In a genomic window of Candidatus Thiothrix sulfatifontis:
- a CDS encoding SDR family NAD(P)-dependent oxidoreductase — translation MQQDVQDLLAYVPSESALQGRVILVTGAAAGMGKAIASACAQYGATVVLLDKEMRRTEDTYDAIVNAGYPEPAIYPLDMQGATAKDYFDLTENIRAQLGRLDGLMLNAAWLGSFTPISHYDTELWSKMIMVNLHANFLLTHACLPLLQEAADPAIVFASHASNKAFYGAFGVAKAGMAAFCDILAAEHDDATHFIRVNTVDTGAARTSMRTLNFPGENPNSVARPEALVAPYLYFLGADAGRRTGEHLVFPRQPGDAQWVGEASAA, via the coding sequence ATGCAGCAAGATGTGCAAGATTTATTGGCGTATGTACCCTCTGAGAGTGCCTTGCAAGGGCGGGTGATTTTGGTCACGGGTGCTGCGGCAGGCATGGGCAAAGCGATTGCGAGCGCGTGTGCGCAATACGGCGCAACCGTGGTGTTGCTCGACAAAGAAATGCGGCGCACCGAAGACACTTACGACGCCATTGTCAACGCTGGCTATCCCGAACCCGCGATTTACCCGCTGGATATGCAGGGCGCAACCGCTAAGGATTACTTCGATCTCACCGAAAATATCCGCGCACAATTAGGGCGCTTGGACGGTTTGATGTTGAATGCGGCATGGTTAGGTTCATTCACCCCAATTTCGCATTACGACACCGAATTGTGGTCGAAAATGATTATGGTGAATTTGCACGCCAATTTCTTGCTGACACATGCGTGTTTGCCATTATTGCAGGAGGCTGCTGACCCCGCGATTGTGTTTGCCAGCCATGCGTCAAATAAGGCGTTTTACGGCGCATTCGGGGTGGCAAAAGCGGGGATGGCAGCATTTTGCGATATTCTGGCGGCTGAACACGACGATGCGACACATTTCATTCGTGTCAATACCGTGGATACTGGCGCGGCACGTACCAGTATGCGCACCTTGAATTTTCCCGGTGAAAACCCGAATAGCGTGGCTCGCCCTGAAGCCTTGGTTGCGCCCTATTTGTACTTTTTGGGTGCAGATGCGGGCAGGCGCACGGGCGAACACCTTGTTTTCCCACGTCAGCCGGGCGATGCTCAATGGGTCGGCGAGGCGAGTGCTGCGTAA
- a CDS encoding gamma-glutamyl-gamma-aminobutyrate hydrolase family protein (Members of this family of hydrolases with an active site Cys residue belong to MEROPS family C26.) — MLIGILETGRAPDELIPEHGTYTTMFAALLGQTGADLRFQVFAVMDGEFPDSPQVCDGWLITGSRHGVYDDLPWLEPLKVLIRRIQQAQVPLIGVCFGHQIMAEALGGKVAKAPQGWGVGRHHYQVEQSLPWMDAAPASITLNAMHQDQVMECPPQAEVFLQSAFCPYAGLIYGTSAFSVQAHPEFTLAFERALIELRDDEPLPCEIAEPALADLNQANAVTDSAAVAYWMSNFYGKRG; from the coding sequence ATGTTAATCGGTATTTTAGAAACCGGACGTGCGCCGGATGAATTAATCCCCGAACACGGGACGTATACCACCATGTTTGCCGCCTTGTTAGGGCAAACCGGCGCTGATTTACGCTTTCAGGTATTTGCGGTGATGGATGGCGAATTCCCGGATTCGCCACAAGTGTGTGATGGCTGGCTAATCACCGGCTCGCGGCATGGCGTGTACGATGATTTGCCCTGGCTAGAACCGTTAAAGGTATTAATCCGCCGGATTCAGCAGGCGCAAGTGCCGTTAATTGGCGTTTGTTTCGGGCATCAAATCATGGCGGAAGCCTTGGGTGGCAAAGTAGCCAAAGCACCGCAAGGCTGGGGGGTCGGGCGGCATCACTATCAGGTAGAGCAATCTTTGCCGTGGATGGATGCAGCACCCGCCAGCATCACCCTCAATGCTATGCATCAGGATCAGGTGATGGAATGCCCACCGCAAGCTGAGGTATTCCTGCAATCAGCGTTTTGCCCGTATGCCGGATTGATTTATGGAACATCAGCCTTCAGCGTGCAAGCTCACCCGGAATTTACGCTGGCGTTTGAACGTGCTTTGATTGAGCTACGGGATGATGAACCATTGCCCTGTGAAATTGCTGAACCCGCATTGGCGGACTTGAATCAAGCCAATGCGGTTACGGACAGTGCTGCGGTTGCCTACTGGATGAGCAACTTTTACGGAAAACGTGGTTGA
- the pheA gene encoding prephenate dehydratase → MADTFNLQAIRERIDALDTQILALLNERAQCAEQVVHAKLAEDPNAKFYRPEREAQILTRMQSLNAGPLRDEQITHLFREVIASCLALEESMRIAYLGPAGTFTQEATFKHFGMNVGTLPVDSIAQVFREVEAGRVRYGVVPIENSTEGVITHTLDMFTQSDLRICGEISLRIHQNLMCRHENWQGVQKVYAHAQSLAQCRYWLDKHLPHAERIPVSSNAEAARLVSHDDTAAALGSRQAAPIYGLHIVQDSIEDNPNNTTRFLVIGDQVVTPSGNDRTSLLVSARNRPGSLYHLLQPLADNGVDMTRIESRPSRTTNWEYLFFLDVLGHEQDAAVSQALSVLRNEVEVVRVLGSYPVAII, encoded by the coding sequence ATGGCTGATACCTTCAATTTGCAAGCAATCCGTGAGCGCATTGACGCGCTGGATACCCAAATTTTAGCCTTGCTCAACGAACGCGCACAATGTGCCGAGCAAGTGGTACACGCGAAGTTGGCGGAAGACCCGAACGCGAAATTCTACCGCCCGGAACGTGAGGCGCAAATCCTCACGCGGATGCAGTCGTTAAATGCAGGCCCGTTGCGTGATGAGCAAATTACGCACTTGTTCCGCGAAGTCATTGCGTCGTGTTTGGCGTTGGAAGAATCGATGCGCATTGCGTATCTGGGGCCAGCGGGCACGTTTACCCAAGAGGCAACGTTTAAGCATTTTGGGATGAATGTTGGCACCTTGCCGGTGGATTCGATTGCGCAGGTGTTTCGCGAAGTCGAAGCGGGTAGGGTACGCTACGGGGTGGTGCCGATTGAAAATTCGACTGAAGGCGTGATTACGCACACGCTGGATATGTTTACGCAGTCGGATTTGCGGATTTGCGGCGAAATATCGTTGCGGATTCATCAGAATTTGATGTGTCGGCATGAAAACTGGCAGGGTGTGCAAAAAGTGTATGCACACGCGCAATCGTTAGCGCAATGCCGCTATTGGCTGGATAAGCATTTGCCTCATGCCGAACGCATTCCGGTGAGTAGCAATGCGGAAGCGGCACGGTTGGTGTCTCATGATGATACGGCGGCAGCGCTGGGGAGTCGGCAAGCAGCACCAATTTACGGTTTACACATTGTGCAAGACAGCATCGAAGACAATCCCAATAACACCACGCGCTTTTTGGTGATTGGGGATCAAGTCGTCACACCGAGTGGCAATGACCGCACGTCATTGCTGGTGTCGGCACGGAATCGCCCCGGTTCGCTTTACCATTTGCTGCAACCGTTGGCAGACAATGGCGTGGATATGACGCGGATTGAATCACGCCCGTCACGCACGACCAATTGGGAATATTTGTTCTTTTTGGATGTGCTGGGGCATGAACAGGATGCGGCAGTGAGTCAGGCGCTCAGTGTCTTGCGCAATGAAGTAGAAGTGGTGCGAGTGTTGGGGTCTTATCCGGTTGCGATTATCTGA
- the serC gene encoding 3-phosphoserine/phosphohydroxythreonine transaminase codes for MSRVFNFSAGPAVLPEAVLAQAQAEMLDWNGCGMSVLEMSHREQHFASIAAQAEADLRELLGIPSNYKVLFLQGGAYSQFSMIPMNLLRGKTRMDYVDTGDWSSKAIDEARRYGDVNVVASSSAGNYTSISDPASWQCDPNAAYLHYTPNETIRGVEFGFVPDAGDVPLVADFSSTILSRPIDVSRFGLIYGGAQKNIGPAGLTIVIVREDLLGQAVPCTPIMFDYKVQADNGSMYNTPPTYAWYLAGLVFKWLKAQGGLSAMAAINERKASKLYAAIDASDFYHCPVDLTCRSWMNVPFTLAKPELDKAFAAEAAQVGLVSLKGHRSVGGMRASLYNAMPEAGVDALIHFMQDFAQRNG; via the coding sequence ATGAGTAGAGTATTCAATTTCAGCGCAGGCCCTGCGGTATTGCCCGAAGCGGTCTTAGCACAAGCGCAAGCAGAGATGTTGGATTGGAACGGCTGCGGCATGTCGGTGCTGGAAATGAGCCACCGTGAACAGCATTTTGCGTCGATTGCCGCGCAAGCCGAGGCGGATTTACGCGAATTGCTGGGCATTCCGAGCAATTACAAGGTGTTGTTTTTGCAAGGTGGGGCGTACAGCCAGTTTTCGATGATTCCGATGAATTTATTGCGTGGCAAAACGCGCATGGATTACGTCGACACGGGTGACTGGTCGTCGAAGGCGATTGATGAAGCGCGGCGTTACGGCGACGTGAATGTGGTGGCATCGAGTAGTGCGGGCAATTACACCAGCATTTCCGATCCGGCAAGCTGGCAATGTGATCCGAATGCGGCGTATTTGCACTACACGCCGAACGAAACCATTCGTGGTGTGGAATTTGGTTTTGTGCCGGATGCGGGCGATGTGCCGTTAGTAGCAGATTTCTCGTCCACGATTTTGTCGCGTCCGATTGATGTGAGTCGGTTTGGCTTGATCTACGGGGGGGCGCAAAAGAACATCGGGCCTGCGGGTTTGACCATCGTGATTGTGCGTGAGGATTTGCTGGGGCAAGCCGTGCCGTGTACGCCGATCATGTTTGATTACAAAGTGCAGGCGGATAACGGTTCGATGTATAACACGCCGCCCACTTACGCATGGTATTTGGCAGGTTTGGTGTTTAAGTGGTTGAAAGCGCAAGGTGGCTTGTCAGCAATGGCAGCGATTAACGAGCGCAAAGCCAGCAAGTTATACGCGGCTATCGACGCTTCAGATTTTTATCACTGCCCTGTTGACCTGACGTGCCGTTCATGGATGAATGTACCGTTTACGCTGGCAAAACCCGAATTGGATAAGGCATTTGCTGCCGAAGCCGCACAAGTCGGATTGGTTTCCTTGAAAGGACACCGTTCGGTGGGTGGGATGCGTGCCAGCCTCTATAACGCCATGCCGGAAGCCGGTGTGGATGCTTTGATTCACTTCATGCAGGACTTCGCGCAACGCAATGGCTGA
- the gyrA gene encoding DNA gyrase subunit A has protein sequence MATFAKEIIPVNLEDEMRQSYLDYAMSVIVGRALPDVRDGLKPVHRRVLFAMSELGNEWNKPYKKSARIVGDVIGKYHPHGDTAVYDTMVRMAQPFSLRYMLVDGQGNFGSVDGDSPAAMRYTEVRMSKIAHELQMDIDKETVDFVPNYDGNEKEPSVFPTRLPNLLINGSSGIAVGMATNIPPHNLTETVNACLALLSNPELSISDLMEYLPGPDFPTAGIINGARGIRDAYHTGKGRIYVRARATVEVDERTSRETIIVHELPYQVNKARLLEKIAELVKEKKLEGISELRDESDKDGMRMVIELKRGESGDVILNNLYKQTQMQSVFGINMVALIDGQPRLLNLKDILAAFLRHRREIVTRRTIFEVRKARERAHILEGLAIALSNIDEIITLIKSAPSPADAKLGLIARAWNAGIVSDMLSRAGADTCRPDDLPEQYGLRPDGYWLSEVQAQAILDLRLHRLTGLEKDKIIAEYRELLEKIADLLEILGNPDRLLQVIRDELLLVRDTYGDARRTEINVVGEDLCMEDLIADEEVMVTFSHAGYAKAQTLDTYRAQKRGGRGKAATAMKDEDFIEKLFVASMHDTLLCFSSRGRMYWLKVYQLPMGGRGARGKPMVNLLPLEEGERINAVLPIREYAEDKYIFMATSEGTVKKTPLTEFSRPRTAGIIAVDLRDGDQLVDVAVTNGDNEVMLFSTSGKAIRFHESDVRAMGRTAAGVRGIRMDEGQEVNALIILGEGELLIATENGYGKRTRAEEFSQQGRGGQGVIAIQTSDRNGNAVGAVQVHEEAQIMLITDGGTLVRTPVADVSIVGRNTQGVTLIRLNDGEKLVQIAPILTDTSDIADEDDTATDVSDDQE, from the coding sequence ATGGCCACATTTGCCAAGGAAATTATCCCGGTTAATCTCGAAGATGAAATGCGTCAGTCCTATTTGGACTACGCAATGAGTGTCATTGTTGGGCGTGCGTTACCGGATGTGCGCGATGGGTTGAAGCCTGTCCACCGTCGTGTGTTGTTTGCGATGAGCGAACTTGGCAACGAGTGGAACAAGCCCTATAAAAAATCTGCACGTATCGTCGGTGACGTGATCGGTAAATACCACCCGCACGGTGACACGGCAGTGTACGACACCATGGTGCGCATGGCGCAACCGTTCTCGCTGCGTTACATGCTGGTGGATGGGCAGGGTAACTTTGGCTCAGTCGATGGCGATTCACCGGCGGCAATGCGTTACACCGAAGTGCGCATGTCCAAAATTGCCCACGAATTGCAAATGGACATCGACAAAGAAACCGTCGATTTTGTCCCCAATTACGATGGCAACGAGAAAGAACCCAGCGTTTTCCCCACGCGCCTGCCCAACCTGCTGATCAACGGTTCATCCGGTATCGCGGTCGGGATGGCGACGAATATTCCCCCGCATAATCTGACCGAAACGGTTAATGCCTGCCTCGCATTATTGAGCAATCCAGAATTAAGCATCAGTGATTTGATGGAATACTTGCCGGGGCCGGATTTCCCCACGGCGGGTATTATCAACGGCGCACGTGGGATTCGGGATGCGTATCACACCGGCAAAGGGCGCATTTACGTGCGGGCGCGGGCGACGGTGGAAGTGGATGAGCGCACCAGTCGCGAAACCATTATTGTCCATGAATTGCCGTATCAGGTGAATAAAGCCCGGTTGCTGGAAAAAATCGCCGAACTGGTCAAAGAGAAAAAGCTCGAAGGCATCTCCGAATTGCGCGACGAATCCGACAAAGACGGGATGCGCATGGTGATCGAACTCAAGCGCGGCGAATCCGGCGATGTCATCCTGAACAACCTCTACAAGCAAACCCAGATGCAGAGCGTGTTCGGCATCAATATGGTGGCGTTGATCGACGGTCAACCGCGCTTGCTGAACTTGAAAGACATACTGGCAGCTTTCCTGCGTCACCGCCGTGAAATCGTCACGCGCCGCACCATTTTTGAAGTGCGCAAAGCGCGTGAACGTGCGCACATTTTGGAAGGCTTGGCGATTGCGTTGTCCAACATCGACGAAATCATTACGCTGATTAAATCCGCGCCTAGCCCTGCCGATGCGAAACTGGGTTTGATTGCGCGTGCTTGGAACGCGGGCATTGTCAGTGACATGCTCAGCCGTGCCGGAGCGGACACCTGTCGCCCGGACGATTTGCCGGAACAATACGGGTTGCGCCCTGACGGTTACTGGCTGTCCGAAGTACAAGCCCAAGCGATTTTGGATTTGCGCTTGCACCGTTTGACGGGGTTGGAAAAAGACAAAATCATTGCCGAATACCGCGAATTGCTGGAAAAGATTGCCGATTTGCTGGAAATCCTCGGTAATCCTGACCGTTTACTGCAAGTGATTCGCGATGAATTGCTGTTGGTGCGTGATACCTACGGCGATGCACGCCGCACTGAAATTAACGTGGTCGGTGAAGACTTGTGCATGGAGGACTTGATTGCTGACGAAGAAGTCATGGTCACGTTCTCGCACGCCGGTTACGCCAAAGCGCAAACGCTCGACACTTACCGTGCGCAAAAACGCGGCGGACGTGGCAAAGCGGCGACCGCGATGAAGGACGAAGATTTCATCGAAAAGCTGTTTGTCGCCAGTATGCACGACACTTTGCTGTGCTTTTCCAGCCGTGGGCGCATGTATTGGCTGAAAGTTTACCAATTGCCGATGGGCGGGCGCGGTGCTCGTGGCAAGCCAATGGTTAATTTGCTGCCACTGGAAGAGGGTGAACGCATCAATGCAGTACTGCCGATTCGCGAATACGCCGAAGATAAATACATCTTCATGGCAACCTCGGAAGGCACCGTTAAGAAAACCCCGCTGACCGAATTCTCACGTCCGCGCACGGCGGGCATTATTGCGGTTGATTTGCGTGACGGCGACCAATTGGTAGACGTTGCCGTGACCAATGGCGACAACGAAGTGATGCTGTTTAGCACCTCCGGCAAGGCGATCCGCTTCCACGAATCTGACGTGCGAGCCATGGGACGGACGGCAGCAGGTGTGCGCGGTATCCGCATGGACGAGGGGCAGGAAGTCAACGCGCTGATCATTTTGGGCGAAGGCGAATTGTTGATTGCCACCGAAAACGGTTACGGCAAGCGCACCCGTGCGGAAGAATTCTCGCAGCAAGGGCGTGGCGGGCAAGGCGTGATTGCGATCCAAACCTCTGACCGCAACGGTAACGCGGTGGGTGCGGTGCAAGTACACGAAGAAGCACAAATCATGCTCATCACCGATGGCGGCACGTTGGTGCGTACCCCTGTCGCTGACGTTTCCATCGTCGGGCGCAATACGCAGGGCGTGACCTTGATCCGCCTCAATGATGGGGAAAAACTGGTGCAAATTGCGCCGATTTTGACCGATACTAGTGATATAGCCGACGAAGACGACACGGCGACCGATGTAAGCGACGATCAGGAATAA
- a CDS encoding LysR family transcriptional regulator — protein sequence MPYSLSQIRIFEAVAQYESYTRAAEKLFMTQPAVSMQIKQLEEDSGLALFERQGKKMCLTPIGREVQHYASRVLQAHNDMLGVMKELKGTKGGHLVVSVATTANYFVTQLLAEFSQQHEGINITLDVTNRHTLLDQLENHEPDMVIMGEPPKGHGLQSERLMENPLVVIAAPTHPLVEIGRPLLLSDVLAERFIVREKGSGTRSAIERHLHKHNASCKNSLEMRSNETIKHAVEAGLGLGIVSMHTIQPELDSGRLVILPVENFPIHRHWHVVMRKGKRLSPIAREFKQFVMAEAPRFVRNASPRIVA from the coding sequence ATGCCGTACTCATTAAGCCAAATCCGCATTTTTGAAGCGGTGGCACAATACGAAAGTTACACCCGTGCGGCGGAAAAGCTGTTCATGACGCAACCGGCTGTTTCCATGCAAATCAAGCAGTTGGAGGAGGATAGCGGGCTGGCATTGTTTGAGCGCCAAGGCAAAAAAATGTGCTTAACCCCGATTGGCAGGGAAGTGCAGCATTACGCCAGCCGCGTCTTACAAGCCCACAACGACATGCTGGGAGTGATGAAAGAGCTCAAAGGCACGAAGGGTGGGCATTTGGTTGTCTCGGTGGCGACCACGGCTAATTATTTCGTCACGCAATTGCTGGCAGAATTTTCACAACAGCACGAAGGCATCAATATCACGCTGGATGTGACCAACCGCCACACCTTGCTGGATCAGTTGGAAAACCACGAGCCGGACATGGTGATTATGGGCGAACCGCCGAAAGGTCATGGTTTGCAGTCGGAGCGTTTGATGGAAAATCCGCTGGTGGTAATTGCCGCGCCGACGCATCCGCTGGTAGAGATTGGTCGCCCGTTATTGCTGAGTGATGTGTTGGCGGAACGCTTTATCGTGCGCGAGAAAGGGTCGGGGACGCGCAGCGCGATTGAGCGGCATCTGCATAAACACAATGCCAGTTGCAAAAATTCGCTGGAAATGCGCAGCAATGAAACCATCAAACACGCGGTGGAGGCGGGTTTGGGGCTGGGAATTGTGTCGATGCACACGATTCAGCCGGAACTGGATAGCGGGCGGTTGGTGATTTTGCCGGTGGAAAATTTCCCGATTCATCGTCATTGGCATGTGGTGATGCGCAAAGGCAAACGGCTGTCGCCGATTGCACGCGAGTTTAAGCAGTTTGTGATGGCGGAAGCGCCGCGTTTTGTACGGAATGCATCTCCACGGATTGTGGCATGA
- a CDS encoding form I ribulose bisphosphate carboxylase large subunit: protein MAKNYSAGVKEYRETYWMPDYTPKDTDILACFKITPQAGVPREEVAAAVAAESSTGTWTTVWTDLLTDLDYYKGRAYAIEDVPGDDTCFYAFVAYPIDLFEEGSVVNVLTSLVGNVFGFKALRALRLEDIRFPIAYVMTCNGPPQGIQVERDIMNKYGRPLLGCTIKPKLGLSAKNYGRACYEGLRGGLDFTKDDENVNSQPFMRWRHRFDFVMEAIHKAEAETGERKGHYLNVTAPTSDEMMRRAEYAKEIGAPIIMHDYLTGGLSANTQLAQWCQNNGMLLHIHRAMHAVLDRNPHHGIHFRVLTKILRLSGGDHLHSGTVVGKLEGDREATLGWIDIMRDSFIKEDRSRGIFFDQDWGSMPGVIPVASGGIHVWHMPALVNIFGDDSVLQFGGGTLGHPWGNAAGAAANRVAVEACVEARNCGRELEKEGKDILTNAAKSSPELKIAMETWKEIKFEFDTVDKLDVAHK from the coding sequence ATGGCAAAGAATTACAGCGCAGGTGTTAAAGAATACCGCGAAACTTACTGGATGCCGGACTACACCCCGAAAGACACCGACATCCTCGCTTGCTTCAAAATCACTCCTCAGGCGGGCGTACCGCGTGAAGAAGTGGCAGCAGCGGTTGCGGCAGAATCTTCCACAGGTACTTGGACAACGGTTTGGACTGACCTGTTGACCGATCTGGACTACTACAAAGGGCGTGCTTACGCGATTGAAGACGTACCCGGCGATGACACCTGCTTCTACGCATTCGTGGCATACCCAATCGACCTGTTTGAAGAAGGTTCAGTGGTCAACGTACTGACTTCCTTGGTCGGTAACGTGTTTGGTTTCAAAGCGTTGCGTGCGCTGCGTTTGGAAGACATCCGCTTCCCTATCGCTTACGTCATGACGTGCAACGGCCCACCGCAAGGTATCCAAGTCGAACGCGACATCATGAACAAATACGGCCGTCCGCTGTTGGGTTGCACCATCAAGCCGAAGCTGGGTTTGTCGGCTAAGAACTACGGTCGTGCGTGCTACGAAGGTCTGCGCGGCGGTTTGGACTTCACCAAAGACGACGAAAACGTCAACTCACAGCCGTTCATGCGTTGGAGACACCGTTTTGACTTCGTAATGGAAGCGATCCACAAAGCGGAAGCCGAAACTGGCGAGCGCAAAGGTCACTACCTGAACGTTACCGCGCCTACCTCTGATGAAATGATGCGCCGTGCAGAATACGCCAAAGAAATCGGTGCGCCGATCATCATGCACGACTACCTGACCGGCGGTCTGTCAGCGAACACCCAATTGGCGCAATGGTGCCAAAACAACGGCATGTTGTTGCACATCCACCGTGCAATGCACGCGGTACTCGACCGCAACCCGCACCACGGTATCCACTTCCGCGTACTGACCAAAATCTTGCGTCTGTCCGGCGGCGACCACCTGCACTCCGGTACAGTTGTAGGCAAGTTGGAAGGCGACCGCGAAGCCACCTTGGGCTGGATCGACATCATGCGCGATTCCTTCATCAAAGAAGACCGTTCACGCGGTATTTTCTTCGACCAAGATTGGGGTTCAATGCCGGGCGTTATCCCTGTTGCATCCGGTGGTATCCACGTTTGGCACATGCCTGCGCTGGTTAATATCTTCGGCGATGACTCCGTATTGCAATTCGGCGGCGGCACATTGGGTCACCCGTGGGGCAACGCTGCTGGTGCAGCCGCTAACCGCGTCGCGGTTGAAGCGTGCGTCGAAGCGCGTAACTGCGGACGTGAACTGGAAAAAGAAGGTAAGGACATCCTCACCAACGCGGCGAAGTCTAGCCCTGAACTGAAGATCGCTATGGAAACATGGAAAGAAATCAAGTTCGAGTTCGACACCGTTGACAAACTTGACGTTGCTCACAAGTAA
- a CDS encoding ribulose bisphosphate carboxylase small subunit: MSDMQDYKSSLSDAGSRKFETFSYLPAMDADQTRKQIQYIINKGWNPSIEHTEPQNAFANYWYMWKLPMFGETNVDAILAELDNCHAAHPNNHVRLLGLDNYAQCAGASMVIYRGKTV, encoded by the coding sequence ATGAGTGATATGCAAGATTACAAATCAAGCTTAAGCGATGCTGGCAGCCGCAAGTTTGAAACTTTCTCTTACCTGCCTGCGATGGATGCGGATCAAACGCGCAAGCAAATCCAGTACATCATCAACAAAGGCTGGAATCCCTCCATCGAACACACTGAACCACAGAATGCGTTTGCCAACTACTGGTACATGTGGAAATTGCCAATGTTTGGTGAAACCAATGTTGACGCGATTCTGGCGGAACTGGACAACTGCCACGCTGCGCACCCGAACAACCACGTTCGTTTGCTCGGCTTGGACAACTACGCGCAATGCGCCGGTGCATCTATGGTTATCTACCGTGGTAAAACCGTTTAA
- a CDS encoding CbbQ/NirQ/NorQ/GpvN family protein: protein MSASVDPTQYIVKHEPYYEAVGDEIALYEAAYSARMPMMLKGPTGCGKSRFVEHMAWRLKRPLITVACNEDMTASDLVGRFLLDKDGTKWQDGPLATAARIGAICYLDEVVEARQDTTVVIHPLTDHRRSLPLDKKGELIEAHPDFQLVISYNPGYQSLMKDLKQSTKQRFGALDFDYPREAIEVAIVAKESGVDEKTAAKLVQIAHRARNLKGHGLDEGISTRLLVYAGQLIGKGIAPHAACTMTMVTPLTDDPDMRDTLNAAVQTFFG, encoded by the coding sequence ATGTCTGCATCCGTTGACCCAACCCAGTACATCGTAAAACACGAGCCATACTACGAAGCCGTCGGCGATGAAATCGCGCTTTACGAAGCCGCGTACAGCGCACGGATGCCGATGATGCTCAAAGGCCCGACGGGTTGCGGCAAATCGCGTTTCGTCGAACACATGGCATGGCGGCTGAAACGCCCACTGATCACCGTGGCGTGTAACGAAGACATGACTGCCTCCGACTTGGTAGGGCGTTTCTTGCTCGACAAAGACGGCACGAAATGGCAAGACGGCCCCTTGGCAACCGCTGCCCGCATTGGCGCGATTTGCTATCTGGATGAGGTAGTGGAAGCGCGGCAAGATACCACGGTCGTAATTCACCCGCTGACCGACCACCGCCGTAGTTTACCGCTGGACAAAAAAGGTGAACTGATTGAAGCGCACCCTGATTTCCAGTTGGTGATTTCTTACAACCCCGGCTACCAGAGCCTGATGAAAGATTTGAAACAATCCACCAAGCAGCGGTTTGGTGCGCTGGATTTTGATTACCCGCGTGAAGCGATTGAAGTGGCGATTGTTGCCAAAGAATCGGGCGTGGATGAAAAGACGGCGGCGAAGCTGGTACAGATTGCGCATCGGGCGCGTAACCTCAAAGGTCATGGGCTGGATGAAGGCATTTCCACCCGTTTGCTGGTGTATGCAGGGCAATTGATCGGCAAGGGCATTGCGCCACACGCCGCTTGCACCATGACGATGGTGACACCGTTGACCGACGACCCGGATATGCGGGATACGCTGAATGCGGCGGTGCAGACGTTTTTTGGGTAA